One genomic segment of Mytilus galloprovincialis chromosome 5, xbMytGall1.hap1.1, whole genome shotgun sequence includes these proteins:
- the LOC143076973 gene encoding mytilin-1-like has protein sequence MISIYFWCFIVLGTSGTGMVHANDSNKLQNVKAVIAIADKVIDFYDHHTECVGVLMCIFAAVPHSKRNQMLSNPLGVLTKIATDNGQDRYSSLYAEAKQLLAEYPNIEHVLNAAKKGYSVKDSDECESMYSKCPYEPKELLDTVNDLGDVTTLLSKNVFGKVIADAIEFNSTQVGKPQTNNREKRSCDHEALKDSCTALGATCGVVTAGCAICTFFTFGACAALCGEAAVGTCGAAVAGCTVARGVCR, from the coding sequence ATGATTTCGATATATTTTTGGTGTTTCATTGTATTGGGGACCTCTGGAACAGGAATGGTACATGCCAATGATTCGAACAAGCTTCAAAATGTTAAAGCTGTGATTGCTATAGCTGACAAAGTAATTGACTTTTACGACCATCACACTGAATGTGTAGGGGTATTGATGTGTATTTTTGCTGCAGTACCACACTCTAAACGCAATCAAATGTTGAGCAACCCGTTAGGTGTCCTTACAAAAATTGCAACTGACAACGGACAAGATCGTTACAGTTCGTTATATGCAGAAGCCAAGCAATTATTAGCTGAATATCCGAATATTGAACATGTTTTAAATGCAGCTAAAAAGGGATACTCCGTAAAAGATAGTGATGAATGTGAATCTATGTACTCTAAATGTCCATATGAGCCAAAGGAATTGCTGGACACTGTCAACGATTTGGGAGATGTTACCACACTATTGTCTAAGAATGTGTTTGGGAAAGTCATCGCAGATGCAATTGAATTTAACAGCACACAAGTTGGAAAGCCTCAAACAAATAATAGAGAAAAAAGATCATGTGACCACGAAGCATTAAAGGATAGTTGCACTGCTCTTGGAGCTACTTGTGGAGTAGTGACTGCAGGATGTGCAATTTGTACCTTTTTTACATTTGGAGCATGTGCAGCGCTCTGTGGTGAAGCTGCAGTTGGGACGTGTGGAGCAGCCGTTGCTGGTTGTACTGTTGCTAGAGGTGTATGTAGATAA